From one Lolium rigidum isolate FL_2022 chromosome 4, APGP_CSIRO_Lrig_0.1, whole genome shotgun sequence genomic stretch:
- the LOC124707766 gene encoding lichenase-2-like, which translates to MTSQGVASMFALALLLGAFASIPESVESIGVCYGMSANNLPAASTVVGMFESYGINSMRLYAPDQAALQAVGGTGVNVVVGAPNDVLSALAASPAAAESWVRNNIQAYPKVSFRYVCVGNEVAGGATQNLLPAMQNVQGALASAGLGHIKVTTSVSQAILGVYSPPSAGAFTDEADAFMGPVVQFLARTGGPLMANIYPYLAWAYNPSAMDMSYALFTASGTVVQDGAYGYQNLFDTTVDAFYTAMAKHGGDGVSLVVSESGWPSAGGEAANPANARIYNQYLINHVGRGTPRHPGGIETYVFSMFNENQKDNGVEQNWGLFYPNMQHVYPISF; encoded by the exons ATGACCAGCCAAGGCGTTGCCTCCATGTTTGCTCTCGCATTGCTCCTCGGAGCCTTCGCCTCCATCCCAGAAA GCGTGGAGTCCATCGGGGTGTGCTACGGCATGAGCGCCAACAATCTGCCGGCGGCGAGCACCGTGGTGGGTATGTTCGAATCCTATGGGATCAACTCCATGCGTCTGTACGCGCCGGACCAGGCGGCGCTCCAGGCCGTCGGAGGTACGGGCGTGAACGTGGTCGTCGGCGCCCCCAACGACGTGCTGTCGGCCCTCGCCgccagccccgccgccgccgaatccTGGGTGCGGAACAACATCCAGGCGTACCCCAAGGTGTCCTTCCGATACGTATGCGTGGGCAAcgaggtggccggcggcgccaCCCAGAACCTTCTCCCGGCAATGCAGAACGTGCAGGGCGCGCTGGCCTCAGCCGGGCTGGGGCACATCAAGGTGACCACGTCGGTGTCGCAGGCCATCCTCGGAGTGTACAGCCCGCCTTCCGCCGGCGCCTTCACCGACGAGGCGGACGCCTTCATGGGCCCCGTGGTGCAGTTCCTCGCCCGCACCGGCGGCCCGCTCATGGCCAACATCTACCCGTACCTGGCCTGGGCCTACAACCCCAGCGCCATGGACATGAGCTACGCGCTCTTCACAGCCTCCGGCACCGTGGTCCAGGACGGCGCCTACGGGTACCAGAACCTGTTCGACACCACAGTGGACGCCTTCTACACGGCGATGGCCAagcacggcggcgacggcgtgagcCTCGTGGTTTCGGAGAGCGGGTGGCcgtcggccggcggcgaggcggcgaaCCCGGCCAACGCCAGGATCTACAACCAGTACCTCATCAACCACGTCGGACGCGGCACCCCGCGGCACCCGGGCGGCATCGAGACCTACGTCTTCTCCATGTTCAACGAGAACCAGAAGGACAACGGCGTAGAGCAGAACTGGGGGCTCTTCTACCCAAACATGCAGCATGTCTACCCCATCAGCTTCTGA